From Megalobrama amblycephala isolate DHTTF-2021 linkage group LG8, ASM1881202v1, whole genome shotgun sequence, the proteins below share one genomic window:
- the emc3 gene encoding ER membrane protein complex subunit 3 yields the protein MAEPELLLDSNIRLWVVLPIVFITFLVGVIRHYVSILLQSDKKLTLEQVSDSQVLIRSRVLRENGKYIPKQSFLMRKFYFNNQEDGFFKKTKRKVVPPSPMTDPSMLTDMMKGNVTNVLPMILIGGWINWTFSGFVTTKVPFPLTLRFKPMLQQGIELLSLDASWVSSASWYFLNVFGLRSMYSLILGQDNGADQSRIMQEQMSGAAMAMPADTNKAFKAEWEALELTDHQWALENVEEDLMSKDLDLSGMFSKDLPTGIF from the exons ATGGCTGAGCCCGAGCTCCTCCTGGACTCCAACATTCGCCTTTGGGTTGTGTTGCCTATTGTGTTTATTACTTTTCTGGTTGGAGTGATCCGCCATTATGTCTCAATTCTGTTACAAAGTGACAAGAAGCTCACCTTAGAGCAGGTTTCAGACAG CCAGGTTCTCATCCGGAGCAGAGTTTTACGGGAAAATGGAAAATACATCCCCAAACAA TCTTTCTTGATGAGAAAATTCTACTTCAATAATCAAGAAGATGGGTTTTTCAAAAAAACCAAAAGAAAGGTGGTCCCACCCTCTCCAATGACAG ATCCCAGCATGTTGACAGACATGATGAAAGGCAATGTGACAAATGTCCTGCCTATGATCCTTATTGGTGGTTGGATCAACTGGACTTTCTCTGGGTTTGTCACAA CAAAGGTGCCGTTCCCTCTCACGCTCCGCTTCAAGCCGATGCTGCAGCAGGGAATTGAGTTGCTCTCTCTAGATGCCTCCTG GGTGAGTTCAGCGTCTTGGTATTTCCTGAATGTCTTTGGTCTCAGGAGCATGTATTCTCTCATCCTTGGACAGGACAATG GTGCAGATCAGTCTCGCATCATGCAGGAACAGATGAGTGGTGCTGCAATGGCAATGCCTGCTGACACAAACAAAGCATTCAAG gctGAATGGGAGGCACTGGAGTTGACCGATCACCAGTGGGCCTTAGAGAATGTTGAGGAGGATCTGATGAGTAAGGACTTGGACTTGTCTGGGATGTTCAGCAAAGACTTGCCAACGGGCATCTTCTAA
- the sec61a1l gene encoding protein transport protein Sec61 subunit alpha-like 2: MAIKFLEVIKPFCAVLPEIQKPERRIQFREKVLWTAITLFIFLVCCQIPLFGIMSSDSADPFYWMRVILASNRGTLMELGISPIVTSGLIMQLLAGAKIIEVGDTPKDRALFNGAQKLFGMIITIGQAIVYVMTGMYGDPSEMGAGICLLIIIQLFVAGLIVLLLDELLQKGYGLGSGISLFIATNICETIVWKAFSPTTVNTGRGTEFEGAIIALFHLLATRTDKVRALREAFYRQNLPNLMNLISTVFVFAVVIYFQGFRVDLPIKSARYRGQYNTYPIKLFYTSNIPIILQSALVSNLYVISQMLSTRFSGNFLVNLLGTWSDSSSGGPARAYPVGGLCYYLSPPESFGTVLEDPVHAVIYIIFMLGSCAFFSKTWIEVSGSSAKDVAKQLKEQQMVMRGHRETSMVHELNRYIPTAAAFGGLCIGGLSVMADFLGAIGSGTGILLAVTIIYQYFEIFVKEQSEVGSMGALLF; this comes from the exons ATGGCCA ttAAATTCCTGGAGGTGATAAAGCCTTTCTGTGCTGTTTTACCTGAGATCCAGAAACCAGAAAGAAGG ATTCAGTTCAGAGAAAAAGTGTTATGGACCGCAATCACCCTGTTTATCTTTCTGGTCTGTTGCCAG ATTCCCCTCTTTGGAATCATGTCTTCAGACTCAGCAGATCCCTTTTACTGGATGAGAGTGATCTTGGCATCCAACAGAG GAACTCTGATGGAGTTGGGTATCTCTCCCATTGTGACGTCTGGTCTAATCATGCAGCTGCTGGCTGGAGCTAAAATCATTGAGGTTGGAGACACACCTAAAGACCGAGCGCTCTTCAACGGAGCTCAGAAGC TCTTTGGCATGATCATCACCATTGGCCAGGCTATTGTGTATGTTATGACTGGCATGTATGGAGACCCTTCAGAGATGGGTGCTGGAATCTGCCTCCTCATCATCATCCAG TTGTTTGTGGCCGGTCTGATTGTGTTGCTGCTGGATGAGTTGCTGCAAAAGGGTTACGGTTTGGGCTCTGGTATATCTCTCTTCATCGCCACCAACATCTGTGAGACAATCGTGTGGAAAGCATTCAGCCCAACCACAGTCAACACAGGAAGAG GTACTGAGTTTGAGGGAGCCATTATTGCTCTGTTCCACCTGTTGGCCACTCGTACTGATAAAGTACGAGCTCTGAGAGAGGCCTTCTACAGACAGAACCTGCCCAACCTCATGAACCTCATCTCTACAGTCTTCGTCTTTGCCGTGGTCATATACTTCCAG GGCTTCAGAGTCGACCTCCCTATCAAATCGGCACGTTACCGTGGCCAGTACAACACATATCCCATCAAACTGTTTTATACCTCCAACATCCCAATCATCCTGCAGTCTGCACTGGTGTCCAACCTTTACGTCATCTCTCAAATGCTCTCCACTCGCTTTAGCGGGAACTTCTTGGTCAATCTGCTGGGGACTTGGTCG GATAGCTCAAGTGGAGGGCCAGCTCGTGCTTACCCAGTAGGTGGTTTGTGCTACTACCTTTCTCCCCCAGAGTCTTTTGGCACAGTTCTGGAGGATCCAGTCCATGCCGTCATTTACATCATCTTCATGCTGGGATCCTGTGCCTTCTTCTCTAAGACCTGGATTGAGGTGTCTGGATCCTCTGCCAAAGAT GTCGCCAAACAACTGAAAGAACAGCAGATGGTTATGAGGGGACACAGAGAAACTTCTATGGTCCATGAACTCAACAG GTACATCCCCACAGCTGCAGCTTTTGGAGGCCTGTGTATAGGTGGTCTGTCAGTCATGGCTGACTTCCTGGGAGCCATTGGCTCAGGAACTGGAATTTTGTTGGCAGTCACCATCATCTACCAATACTTTGAGATCTTTGTGAAAGAACAGAGTGAAGTGGGCAGCATGGGTGCTCTACTCTTTTAG